The Halorhabdus sp. BNX81 genome includes a region encoding these proteins:
- the dpsA gene encoding DNA starvation/stationary phase protection protein DpsA, which yields MSQSEHVLKTAGEVEGSDGLRMDADRAEEIVDALNTDLAATYVLYHQLRKHHWNVEGAEFRDLHLFLGDAAENAEAFADELAERVQALGGVPHASGATLEAESPVEPEDENVYDIRTSLENDLEMYGDIIETLREHVELFDNLGDPTTAEIIRENIVTVEEDAHHIEHYLEDDTLVTADAME from the coding sequence ATGAGCCAGAGCGAGCACGTACTCAAGACGGCAGGCGAGGTCGAAGGATCCGACGGACTGCGAATGGACGCGGATCGCGCCGAGGAGATCGTCGACGCACTGAACACGGACCTGGCAGCGACGTACGTCCTCTATCACCAGCTTCGCAAGCACCACTGGAACGTCGAGGGCGCGGAGTTCCGTGACCTCCATCTGTTCCTTGGCGACGCGGCCGAGAACGCCGAGGCCTTCGCCGACGAACTCGCCGAGCGTGTCCAGGCACTGGGTGGGGTGCCCCACGCCAGCGGCGCGACGCTGGAGGCCGAGTCCCCCGTCGAACCGGAAGACGAGAACGTCTACGACATCCGGACCTCTCTCGAAAACGATCTGGAGATGTACGGCGACATCATCGAGACCCTCCGGGAGCACGTCGAGCTGTTCGACAACCTCGGCGACCCGACCACGGCGGAGATCATCCGCGAGAACATCGTCACCGTCGAGGAGGACGCCCACCACATCGAGCACTACCTCGAGGACGACACGCTGGTCACCGCCGACGCGATGGAGTAA
- the truA gene encoding tRNA pseudouridine(38-40) synthase TruA: MTDVSRRAFRIAYDGRPFHGFQRQPDVATVSDAILDALADLEVFDTSANDVPPGYAAAGRTDAGVSALAQTVAFDCPEWLSPAALNSELPADVRAWASAEAPAEFHATHDAVAREYTYHLHAPDASLSRAKEALDALTGEHDFHNFTPDDTGTVRDLSGDLRREGDFLVVTLRADGFPRQFVRRAVTVIDAVASGAAGTDRIERLLGDDPVEGPAGVAPAAPEALVLTAVEYPGLSFERDESALASARAIFETKAIDHRTNARVASTIADGIDQ, from the coding sequence GTGACCGACGTTTCGCGACGGGCGTTCCGGATCGCCTACGACGGCCGCCCGTTCCACGGCTTCCAGCGCCAGCCCGACGTGGCGACCGTCTCGGACGCGATCCTCGACGCGCTCGCCGATCTCGAAGTCTTCGATACGTCCGCAAACGATGTTCCGCCGGGATACGCCGCTGCCGGACGGACTGACGCCGGCGTCTCCGCGCTCGCCCAGACCGTCGCCTTCGACTGCCCGGAGTGGCTCTCGCCGGCGGCGCTCAACAGCGAACTCCCGGCCGACGTCCGTGCCTGGGCGAGCGCCGAGGCTCCCGCCGAGTTTCACGCAACCCACGACGCCGTCGCCCGCGAGTACACCTATCACCTCCACGCGCCGGACGCCTCGCTGTCGCGGGCGAAAGAGGCACTCGACGCCCTCACCGGCGAACACGACTTTCACAACTTCACGCCCGACGACACGGGGACCGTCCGGGATCTCTCCGGGGATCTACGGCGAGAAGGGGACTTCCTGGTCGTCACGCTCCGCGCTGACGGGTTCCCCCGACAGTTCGTCCGACGGGCCGTCACCGTCATCGACGCCGTCGCCAGCGGGGCGGCCGGGACCGACCGGATCGAGCGGCTGCTCGGGGACGACCCGGTTGAGGGGCCCGCGGGCGTCGCGCCGGCTGCGCCCGAAGCGCTCGTCCTGACCGCTGTCGAGTACCCGGGTCTCTCCTTCGAACGCGACGAGTCAGCACTCGCGAGTGCGCGTGCAATCTTCGAGACAAAAGCGATCGACCACCGGACGAACGCCCGGGTCGCGTCGACGATCGCCGACGGGATCGATCAGTGA
- a CDS encoding PQQ-binding-like beta-propeller repeat protein, with the protein MKQLMVPTRRQYLQTIAGLGVTEIGSTTASDGTADTTGEDWGQLGYDNGNTGHARGHTGPTERAGVAWRADIEGHYYESAPAVVDGTVYVGSADGQMYALDAADGSQEWTFQTELNIYSSPTVADGVVYFGSTDGNVYAVDATDGTEVWTFETPYSVRCSPVLADGTLFIGSKYRLLYAIDAASGVEQWTYGTGTRAGPSGSPAVRNGTVYVASDYRLYAINTEDGTRRWEFEPEGGIRASSPAVADGVVYIGGDRGAVYAIDADDGTEQWTFQTGEERTYRTGRWIWSSPAVADGTVYVGSGDKHVYAIDASKVHEEWSYRTGRTVNTAPAVADDTVYVGNVESTLYALDGTDGTERWTVGSIDIHYSSPVVADGSVYIGSPDGHVYALDEDSGGGFDVSIPVVGGLALFAGVGGYGVHRMVSANSGRSDSTNDP; encoded by the coding sequence ATGAAACAGCTGATGGTCCCCACTCGACGGCAATATCTACAGACGATCGCAGGGCTCGGAGTGACCGAAATCGGTTCGACCACCGCCTCCGATGGGACAGCGGACACTACTGGGGAGGACTGGGGGCAGCTCGGATACGACAACGGGAACACGGGCCACGCTCGCGGGCATACAGGACCGACCGAACGCGCCGGCGTGGCTTGGCGGGCCGATATCGAGGGGCACTACTACGAGTCGGCCCCGGCGGTCGTCGACGGGACGGTCTACGTCGGCAGCGCCGATGGACAGATGTACGCCCTCGATGCTGCGGACGGCTCCCAGGAATGGACATTCCAGACCGAACTGAACATCTATTCCTCGCCCACAGTCGCGGATGGGGTCGTCTATTTCGGAAGTACTGACGGGAACGTCTACGCTGTCGACGCGACGGACGGCACCGAAGTCTGGACGTTTGAAACCCCATATAGTGTCCGCTGTTCGCCAGTCCTCGCCGATGGGACGCTCTTTATCGGCAGCAAGTACCGGCTGCTGTACGCTATCGACGCCGCCAGCGGGGTCGAGCAGTGGACGTACGGAACGGGAACGAGAGCAGGACCGTCCGGGTCACCGGCCGTCCGCAACGGGACTGTCTACGTCGCCAGCGATTATCGCCTCTATGCGATCAATACCGAAGACGGCACACGCCGATGGGAGTTCGAACCCGAGGGCGGAATCCGTGCGTCGTCGCCGGCAGTCGCCGACGGGGTCGTCTATATCGGTGGCGACAGGGGGGCCGTCTATGCGATCGACGCTGACGATGGCACGGAGCAGTGGACGTTCCAGACGGGCGAGGAGCGAACCTACCGGACGGGCAGATGGATCTGGTCGTCGCCGGCCGTCGCGGACGGGACGGTGTACGTCGGTTCGGGGGACAAACACGTCTACGCGATCGATGCGAGCAAGGTTCACGAGGAGTGGTCCTACCGGACGGGGAGAACTGTCAATACGGCACCGGCCGTCGCGGACGACACTGTCTACGTCGGGAACGTCGAGTCGACGCTGTATGCCCTTGACGGGACTGACGGGACGGAACGCTGGACTGTCGGGTCGATTGATATCCACTACTCCTCGCCGGTCGTTGCCGATGGCAGCGTCTACATCGGAAGCCCCGATGGACACGTCTACGCGCTCGATGAGGATTCTGGTGGTGGTTTCGACGTCTCGATCCCCGTCGTGGGGGGACTGGCACTGTTCGCCGGCGTCGGCGGGTACGGCGTCCATCGGATGGTTTCAGCGAACAGCGGACGATCCGATTCGACGAACGACCCTTGA
- a CDS encoding HAD family hydrolase: MNVGFDLDGVLLDSAADLAWLDRGLDAALAELDIEQTESNRRKLYPDALADLEAVATEFDVEPDRLWAARTRNYTEAKITAIQSGELMPFEDLDAIERVTDETLFCVSNSPQEVVEAFLETTGYDEAFDVAVGRGQSRKALDRLKPDPAMFEPVADALGEGEYVYVGDRDSDREFAARTGMGYVHLDRRERTLAEAVETIEDEAWESPNGTAVDAESTPESR, encoded by the coding sequence ATGAACGTCGGCTTCGACCTCGACGGCGTCCTCCTGGACTCGGCGGCCGATCTCGCGTGGCTCGACCGCGGACTCGACGCCGCGTTGGCCGAACTCGACATCGAACAGACCGAGTCCAACCGGCGAAAACTCTACCCCGACGCGCTGGCTGACCTCGAAGCCGTCGCTACCGAGTTCGATGTCGAACCGGACCGCCTGTGGGCGGCACGAACCCGCAACTACACCGAGGCGAAGATCACAGCCATCCAGTCCGGCGAACTCATGCCCTTCGAGGACCTCGACGCCATCGAGCGCGTGACCGACGAAACGCTGTTCTGCGTGAGTAACTCCCCCCAGGAAGTCGTCGAGGCGTTCCTCGAAACCACGGGCTACGACGAGGCGTTCGACGTGGCTGTCGGTCGCGGGCAATCACGGAAAGCACTCGATCGACTCAAGCCCGATCCGGCGATGTTCGAGCCGGTCGCCGACGCGCTGGGCGAGGGCGAGTACGTCTACGTCGGCGACCGCGACAGCGACCGCGAGTTCGCCGCCCGGACCGGCATGGGCTACGTCCATCTCGATCGTCGCGAGCGGACGCTCGCCGAGGCGGTCGAGACGATCGAAGACGAGGCCTGGGAGTCCCCCAACGGTACAGCGGTAGACGCGGAGTCGACGCCCGAATCGAGGTGA
- the hisS gene encoding histidine--tRNA ligase, with protein MYDGIKGFRDFYPAEMAAHREVIDTVEDTAARYGFREIATPAIEETRMYVEKSGEEITEDLYSFEDQGGRDVALTPELTPTVARMVVEKQQALSKPIKWYSTRPFWRYEEPQQGRFREFYQTNVDIFGSEEPEADAEILAFAADALTNLGLDADDFDFRVSHRDILGGLLEAFDADVDQRAAIRAVDKSAKIEEAEYYDLLTESGLSYDQAEQFDALLATDDLDELTDFAGTDRVADAVENLEAVLAAAEDFGVRQYTTISLETARGLDYYTGVVFECFDSVGEVSRAVFGGGRYDDLIESFGGQPTPAVGVAPGVMNSTLPLLLQRAGVWPEEELSTDYYVLQVGETRSVASRIARELRERGHVVETDVSDRSFGGQLDYADSINAETAIIVGERDLENDEITIKDMASGDQVQVPVADFPGDHDRPTYDDLV; from the coding sequence ATGTACGACGGTATCAAAGGGTTTCGCGACTTCTATCCCGCGGAGATGGCGGCCCACCGGGAGGTCATCGACACGGTCGAGGACACCGCCGCCCGGTACGGGTTCCGCGAGATCGCGACGCCCGCTATCGAGGAGACGCGGATGTACGTCGAGAAGAGCGGCGAGGAGATCACCGAGGACCTCTACAGCTTCGAGGACCAGGGCGGCCGCGACGTGGCGCTGACGCCCGAACTCACGCCCACCGTCGCCCGGATGGTCGTCGAGAAACAACAGGCCCTCTCGAAACCGATCAAGTGGTACTCGACGCGGCCGTTCTGGCGCTACGAGGAACCCCAGCAGGGCCGTTTCCGGGAGTTCTACCAGACCAACGTCGACATCTTCGGCAGCGAGGAACCCGAGGCCGACGCCGAAATTCTGGCCTTCGCCGCCGACGCGCTGACGAACCTCGGGCTGGACGCCGACGATTTCGACTTCCGTGTCTCCCACCGTGACATTCTGGGCGGTCTCCTGGAGGCCTTCGACGCCGACGTGGATCAGCGGGCCGCGATCCGGGCCGTCGACAAGAGCGCGAAGATCGAGGAAGCGGAGTACTACGATCTCCTGACGGAGTCCGGGCTCTCCTATGATCAGGCCGAACAGTTCGACGCCCTGCTGGCGACCGACGACCTCGACGAGTTGACCGACTTCGCGGGCACAGATCGCGTCGCCGACGCCGTCGAGAATCTCGAAGCCGTCCTCGCGGCCGCCGAGGACTTCGGCGTCCGACAGTACACGACGATCTCCCTGGAGACGGCTCGCGGACTCGATTACTACACGGGCGTCGTCTTCGAGTGTTTCGACTCCGTGGGCGAGGTCTCGCGGGCGGTCTTCGGCGGCGGCCGCTACGACGACCTCATCGAGAGCTTCGGCGGCCAGCCCACCCCGGCGGTCGGCGTCGCGCCGGGCGTGATGAACTCGACGCTGCCACTTCTCCTCCAGCGCGCCGGCGTCTGGCCGGAAGAAGAACTCTCGACGGACTACTACGTCCTGCAGGTTGGCGAGACCCGCTCGGTCGCGTCGCGGATCGCTCGCGAGCTCCGGGAACGCGGCCACGTCGTCGAGACCGACGTCTCCGATCGATCCTTCGGCGGACAACTCGACTACGCCGACTCGATCAACGCCGAGACGGCGATCATCGTCGGCGAGCGCGATCTCGAAAACGACGAGATCACGATCAAGGACATGGCCTCGGGCGACCAGGTTCAGGTGCCGGTCGCGGACTTCCCCGGCGACCACGACCGGCCCACGTACGACGATCTCGTCTGA
- a CDS encoding asparagine synthase-related protein: protein MELALSFSGGKDSALAALLADPFFDVTLVAATFGVTDAAENAREAAESLGFAHETVELDRAVAEDAIERMVDDGYPRNGIQQVHEATLEAVAEVGFDAVGDGTRRDDRAPTVSRSVAQSLEDRHGVQYVAPLAGYGRETIDDLAGELLRIETGPSEQLAKGDYEHELRAVLADEYGEDAIGEIFPEHVQSVVRGRRE, encoded by the coding sequence ATGGAACTCGCGCTCTCGTTCAGCGGGGGCAAGGACTCCGCGCTCGCGGCGTTGCTCGCTGACCCCTTCTTCGACGTCACGCTCGTGGCGGCCACGTTCGGCGTGACCGACGCCGCCGAGAACGCCCGCGAGGCAGCCGAGTCCCTTGGTTTCGCCCACGAGACCGTCGAACTCGACCGCGCCGTCGCCGAGGACGCAATCGAGCGGATGGTCGACGATGGCTATCCACGCAACGGCATCCAGCAGGTCCACGAAGCGACCCTCGAAGCCGTGGCCGAGGTCGGGTTCGATGCTGTGGGAGACGGGACCCGGCGGGACGACCGTGCGCCGACGGTGTCGCGATCAGTTGCGCAGAGTCTCGAAGACCGTCACGGCGTCCAGTACGTCGCGCCACTCGCCGGCTACGGTCGAGAGACGATCGACGATCTGGCTGGTGAGTTGCTCCGGATCGAGACGGGGCCGAGTGAACAACTGGCGAAGGGCGACTACGAGCACGAGCTCAGAGCCGTGCTGGCGGATGAGTACGGCGAGGACGCAATTGGCGAAATTTTCCCCGAGCACGTCCAGTCGGTCGTGCGTGGACGGCGGGAGTGA
- a CDS encoding DNA-binding protein, translated as MSGEPSDDELEQLREEKMEQLRDQAQQEGGGNPREAAQQRADAQKKAVLRQHLTDDARKRLNTLKMSKPQVAEQVESQLVAIAQSGRIQGKIDDEKMEELLRELTPDSKSFDIKRR; from the coding sequence ATGAGTGGCGAGCCATCCGACGACGAACTCGAACAGCTTCGCGAGGAGAAAATGGAGCAGCTTCGCGACCAGGCCCAACAGGAGGGTGGTGGAAACCCCCGTGAAGCGGCCCAACAGCGCGCCGATGCCCAGAAGAAGGCCGTCCTGCGCCAGCACCTGACTGACGACGCCCGCAAGCGGCTCAACACGCTGAAGATGTCCAAGCCGCAGGTCGCCGAGCAGGTCGAGAGTCAACTCGTCGCGATCGCCCAGAGCGGCCGTATCCAGGGCAAGATCGACGACGAAAAGATGGAAGAGCTCCTCCGGGAGCTGACGCCTGACTCCAAGAGTTTCGACATCAAACGCCGGTAA
- a CDS encoding 30S ribosomal protein S19e, whose product MTTLYDVPAEDLIEAVAEELAEDSAIEAPEWLTFTTTGTGRELAPEQEDFWETRAASLLRKVAVDSPVGVGTLATAYGGTKQGTNRYQVRPKHQVDGSRNIVRTALQQLEDAGYVSTAEGEGRRITAEGQALLDETAEAVIEDLDRPELERYA is encoded by the coding sequence ATGACGACGCTCTACGACGTCCCGGCCGAGGATCTCATCGAGGCCGTGGCCGAGGAACTTGCCGAGGACAGTGCGATCGAAGCGCCCGAATGGCTCACTTTCACCACCACCGGCACCGGTCGCGAACTGGCACCCGAGCAGGAGGACTTCTGGGAGACCCGCGCCGCGAGCCTCCTCCGGAAGGTCGCCGTCGACAGCCCGGTCGGCGTCGGTACGCTCGCGACCGCCTACGGCGGAACCAAGCAGGGAACCAACCGCTATCAGGTTCGTCCGAAACACCAGGTTGACGGGAGTCGCAACATCGTCCGGACGGCGCTCCAGCAACTCGAAGACGCCGGCTACGTCTCGACCGCCGAGGGCGAGGGCCGACGCATCACCGCCGAGGGACAGGCTCTGCTCGACGAGACGGCCGAAGCGGTCATCGAGGATCTCGACCGACCGGAACTCGAACGCTACGCCTAG
- a CDS encoding lysylphosphatidylglycerol synthase transmembrane domain-containing protein, with protein MNGDRKTTLAGFAGALAVLGLLFWAVGIDALVSHLSRARLPLVLAVVTMTFVWLSCWGMSLHTVLGALGSPVPARTAIPVFSSAVFSNAITPFGQAGGEPVAALLVSEAADSDYETGLAAIASVDTLHFVPSIGLATIGLGAFAVESANLDQNLYFAAAAVGLLAATFLGATLLGWRYRYEIERVVVALLTPVIRRVGDVLPRIEPPERNAVEDSIEGFFTAIDRVAGSRRTLALASLYSTAGWLSLSTALWLSMASLGHVVPFVAMLVVVPVASIAAITPLPGGLGGIEAAFIALVVSTTGLSASVAGAGVVIYRLSTYWLTMLVGGSTAAILGERYRSS; from the coding sequence ATGAACGGCGATCGGAAGACGACGCTGGCCGGGTTCGCCGGTGCGCTCGCCGTACTCGGATTGCTGTTCTGGGCGGTCGGTATCGACGCGTTGGTGAGCCATCTTTCGCGCGCCCGCCTCCCGCTGGTCCTCGCCGTCGTGACGATGACCTTCGTCTGGCTGTCCTGTTGGGGGATGTCGCTGCACACGGTCCTCGGTGCGCTCGGATCACCGGTTCCCGCCCGGACTGCGATCCCGGTGTTCTCCTCGGCCGTCTTCTCGAACGCCATCACGCCCTTTGGACAGGCTGGCGGCGAACCCGTCGCTGCGTTGCTCGTCTCGGAGGCCGCCGATAGCGACTACGAGACCGGCCTGGCTGCGATCGCGAGCGTCGATACGCTCCACTTCGTGCCTTCGATCGGGCTGGCGACGATCGGACTCGGCGCGTTCGCCGTCGAGTCAGCCAACCTGGATCAGAATCTCTACTTCGCGGCGGCCGCGGTCGGGTTGCTCGCGGCAACGTTCCTCGGGGCGACGCTGCTCGGATGGCGATACCGCTACGAGATCGAGCGTGTGGTCGTTGCCCTGTTGACGCCGGTGATTCGCCGCGTCGGCGACGTGCTCCCGCGGATCGAACCCCCGGAACGCAACGCTGTCGAGGATAGCATCGAGGGATTTTTCACCGCGATCGATCGGGTCGCCGGGAGTCGCCGGACGCTCGCGCTCGCCTCGCTGTACTCGACAGCGGGGTGGCTGTCGCTGTCGACGGCGCTGTGGCTGTCGATGGCGTCGCTCGGCCACGTCGTCCCGTTCGTCGCGATGCTGGTCGTCGTCCCGGTCGCCTCCATCGCGGCAATCACACCACTGCCCGGCGGACTCGGTGGGATCGAGGCTGCCTTTATCGCGCTGGTCGTCTCGACGACGGGGCTCTCCGCGTCGGTTGCCGGCGCGGGCGTCGTCATCTACCGACTTTCGACCTACTGGCTCACCATGCTCGTCGGGGGCAGTACGGCAGCCATTCTGGGAGAACGCTATCGATCTTCGTAA
- the thiL gene encoding thiamine-phosphate kinase yields MDERSALGLIAEHLDPAGDDAAVVDGLVVTIDMLHESTDFPTGTTRYTAGWRAVGASLSDVAAMGGEATAAVAVYGAPTFEGEAITAFVDGARDVCAAVDGAYVGGDLDEHDEFTAATAAVGRADDPVLRSGASPGDIVCVTGTLGRSAAALGFFDAGEHDRANDLFRFEPRVAAGRALAPYASAMMDSSDGLARSLHQLAEASDVGFAVESPLPIDDALVEITDPEERQELAVSFGEDFELVCTIPEEKLDAAREASPTELTAIGQVTDDGAVALDGEPLPDQGYTHGESG; encoded by the coding sequence ATGGACGAGCGGAGCGCACTGGGGCTGATTGCCGAGCATCTGGATCCCGCGGGCGACGACGCGGCAGTCGTCGACGGACTCGTCGTCACGATCGACATGCTCCACGAGTCGACGGACTTCCCTACCGGGACGACCCGTTACACCGCCGGCTGGCGGGCCGTCGGCGCGTCACTATCGGACGTCGCCGCGATGGGCGGCGAGGCGACGGCGGCGGTCGCGGTCTACGGGGCACCGACGTTCGAGGGCGAGGCGATCACGGCGTTCGTCGACGGGGCGCGGGACGTCTGTGCGGCAGTCGACGGTGCCTACGTCGGTGGCGACCTGGACGAACACGACGAGTTCACGGCGGCGACCGCAGCGGTCGGGCGAGCCGACGATCCCGTATTGCGCTCGGGTGCGTCCCCCGGCGATATCGTCTGTGTGACTGGAACGCTCGGCCGAAGTGCGGCCGCGCTCGGCTTCTTCGACGCGGGCGAGCACGACCGGGCCAACGACCTGTTCCGGTTCGAGCCGCGGGTCGCCGCCGGACGCGCGCTCGCCCCGTACGCGAGCGCGATGATGGATTCCAGCGACGGACTCGCCCGCTCGCTCCACCAACTCGCCGAGGCCAGCGACGTGGGCTTCGCCGTCGAGTCGCCGCTGCCGATCGACGACGCACTCGTCGAGATTACCGATCCGGAGGAACGCCAGGAGCTAGCCGTCTCCTTCGGCGAGGATTTCGAGCTCGTGTGTACGATCCCGGAGGAAAAACTCGACGCCGCTCGCGAGGCGTCACCGACGGAACTCACGGCGATCGGCCAGGTGACCGACGACGGAGCGGTAGCACTCGACGGCGAGCCCCTTCCCGATCAAGGATACACGCACGGCGAATCGGGCTGA
- a CDS encoding site-2 protease family protein gives MSSEEPSRSPPSVGALTSVFHVYRVERDDDEIRYIGEPLIPAGDLSKEVAPLFAQRGYDVSVTRRHGDGSPAPYALVAEPESPGIDGIPWGNLVMFVLTVATTLYAGTMWYYIDIAGDPLNLLRAWPFTAAVLGVLATHELGHYVMSRYHGVDASLPYFIPVPPPIGTMGAVIRMRGQIPSRKALFDIGVAGPLAGLAATMAVTVIGLHLDPIAVPEQAIQAAEGGASIRFNDPLLLTLLADLVGQPTGYGEGLAVNPVVFGGWVGMFVTFLNLIPVGQLDGGHILRATLGPRQETVAAAVPGVLFAMAGGLYFLTEYTQSTILWGIWGVLALVMVRAGSATPLREDSLGVGRLAIAALTFALGALCFMPIPIEIVLA, from the coding sequence ATGTCATCCGAGGAGCCGTCGCGTAGCCCTCCCAGTGTTGGGGCGTTGACGTCGGTGTTTCACGTCTACCGGGTCGAACGTGACGACGACGAGATTAGATACATCGGCGAGCCGCTGATCCCGGCGGGAGACCTCTCGAAGGAGGTCGCGCCGCTGTTCGCCCAGCGGGGATACGACGTCTCGGTGACGCGGCGTCACGGCGACGGTAGCCCCGCGCCGTATGCCCTGGTCGCCGAGCCGGAGTCTCCCGGTATCGACGGCATCCCGTGGGGCAATCTCGTCATGTTCGTCCTCACGGTCGCAACGACGCTGTATGCGGGGACGATGTGGTATTACATCGATATCGCGGGTGACCCGCTCAACTTGCTCCGGGCCTGGCCCTTTACTGCCGCCGTGCTTGGCGTCCTTGCGACCCACGAACTCGGCCACTACGTAATGAGTCGCTACCACGGTGTCGACGCGAGTCTCCCTTACTTCATCCCGGTCCCGCCGCCGATCGGGACGATGGGGGCGGTCATTCGGATGCGCGGGCAGATCCCGTCCCGGAAAGCCCTCTTCGATATCGGCGTCGCCGGCCCGCTGGCCGGCCTCGCCGCGACGATGGCCGTGACGGTGATCGGTCTCCATCTCGATCCGATCGCGGTCCCCGAGCAGGCCATCCAGGCGGCCGAGGGGGGCGCTTCGATCCGGTTCAACGATCCGCTGTTGCTCACGTTGCTGGCCGATCTCGTCGGCCAGCCGACCGGGTACGGCGAGGGGCTGGCTGTCAACCCGGTCGTCTTCGGCGGCTGGGTCGGCATGTTCGTGACCTTCCTCAACCTGATCCCCGTCGGTCAACTCGACGGCGGGCACATCCTTCGGGCAACGCTTGGACCGCGCCAGGAGACGGTCGCCGCGGCGGTTCCCGGGGTTCTGTTCGCGATGGCCGGCGGGTTGTACTTCCTGACGGAGTACACCCAGTCGACCATTCTCTGGGGGATCTGGGGCGTGCTCGCGCTGGTCATGGTTCGGGCCGGCTCGGCGACGCCGCTCCGCGAGGACTCCCTCGGAGTCGGGCGGCTGGCGATCGCGGCACTCACGTTCGCACTCGGGGCGCTGTGTTTCATGCCGATCCCGATCGAGATCGTGCTGGCGTGA
- the pyrH gene encoding UMP kinase: MNVVVSIGGSVLAPDLDADRVAGYADALAALDAAGHEVSVVTGGGTVAREYIEAARALDANEMELDHMGIAVTRLNARLLIAALGERAAPEPAETYEDGREALRRGDIPVLGGTVAGQTTDAVSAAFAEYVNADLLVYATSVPGVFDADPDVDAEATKFETLSVGELVDVIADIEMNAGSNAPVDLLAAKLIERSGIRAIVLDGSDPQRVREAVEDDAHDGTEIVPNGEA, from the coding sequence ATGAACGTCGTCGTCTCTATCGGTGGAAGCGTGCTCGCGCCCGATCTCGATGCTGACCGCGTGGCCGGTTACGCCGACGCACTCGCAGCGTTGGACGCCGCAGGACACGAAGTCAGCGTCGTCACCGGCGGTGGAACCGTCGCCCGGGAGTACATCGAGGCCGCCCGGGCACTCGACGCCAACGAGATGGAACTCGACCACATGGGGATCGCCGTGACGCGATTGAACGCCCGACTCCTGATCGCAGCACTCGGCGAGCGCGCCGCGCCCGAACCGGCCGAAACCTACGAGGACGGACGGGAAGCACTCCGGCGCGGCGACATCCCGGTCCTGGGCGGAACCGTCGCCGGGCAGACGACCGACGCCGTCAGCGCCGCCTTCGCCGAATACGTCAACGCCGACCTGCTAGTGTACGCCACGAGCGTCCCCGGCGTCTTCGACGCCGACCCCGACGTGGATGCTGAGGCCACCAAGTTCGAGACGCTTTCCGTGGGTGAACTCGTCGACGTGATCGCCGATATCGAGATGAATGCCGGGTCCAACGCGCCGGTCGACCTCCTGGCGGCGAAACTCATCGAGCGATCGGGTATCCGGGCGATCGTCCTCGACGGCAGCGATCCCCAGCGAGTTCGCGAGGCGGTCGAAGACGACGCCCACGACGGGACCGAGATCGTTCCGAACGGAGAAGCGTGA